The Streptomyces sp. NBC_01689 genome includes a window with the following:
- a CDS encoding non-ribosomal peptide synthetase has product MSERPDPSDLAPASFAQQRLWFLCQLPGANEAYNEPIAFTLRGPLDRAVLARALDAVVDRHQVLRTRLTAVDGEVYQRIGPPGAGFPLTTDDLSGVADAEARLDALRLEEVSAPFDLARGPLGRGRLVILAPGHHVLLLTMHHTVFDGRSMNVMMRELGTLYTALAEGDPDPLPALPIQYADHARAQRARVLGGELAAEADHWRETLRGAPPLTGPPTDRPRPAEQDLRGGRVEFTLDADLTAALRALARRHGGTLFVAVLTGWTLLMARLSGRDDVVVGTPTANRPRGDAAGLIGFFVNSLPLRVDLSDTPDAAEALLRVRAVLRAALDHQDLPLERIVELVNPPRSVSHTPLFQTMCAWVPERGGLLSLPGVDTEPLDISYAPAKFDLALSVTESDGRTVGHLDYARALFDHDTAERYVRQLRHLLADMAERPDAPVDTLDLMDGRERRELLADWDAAEGTDPVPATPGLLARFDEQVRLRPARTALVCEDEVLDYATLDRRSDRLARALAARGVRSGQVVGLHTGRSTGYVVGALAILKAGAAYLPLDPAQPRLRLAAMVRDARPALVLSDRPEADRPADWCALTEVEAAADDLAPPRPDHDPERLAYVIYTSGSTGSPKGVAVTHGSVINLFDNWLTRMGSAPGEAASAWSSIGFDASVHELLMPLTTGGELHLVPDDLRGDPEALLHWMREHRVVQAFLPPSYIRWIDEDPGKRLHGLALRQVLTGVESLPEAALHRMRQHLPGLRICFGYGPTEATLYSTAHYDPQPLDRPCPIGRPLAGTRLYLLDHRMQPVPVGVAGEVYLGGASLAAGYLHRPDLTDERFLPDPFVPGERVYRTGDLARRLPDGTAVYLGRADDQVKLRGFRIEPAEVEAALLDVPGVREAAVLLDRESAAEPRLVAGVGRGDTPARAPHEWRAALADRLPDYMIPAVVVEMPSLPLSRNGKLDREALLRQAGETVLGQVNTASPRDHIELTLYQIWREILLFPDIGISDSFFDIGGTSLSAIKMAHRVRDRLGATIPVRDLMLHPTIEALGGLVRQERSGPPPSNLIEFRAGSGQGNVICVHPAGGTAFCYLSLAATLPEQVGLYGIQSPGVNPGEEFLPSVEAMAEAYLRLVAPLGDGPLVLTGLSYGGLVAHEMGRRLARAGRRGVGVVLLDTQATDDPAARAAVEPVDLAEFKDKLVKFNGMYPGIDDEQIDQYFRIYNHNRMTARDHVPAPSAARLVLVQAVGGEPDPVYVSDVRAFWQRRAEGDFRVEPLDCDHWEVLENTEVPHVARQIETELAALGAVFATPGEEA; this is encoded by the coding sequence GTGTCCGAGCGGCCGGACCCCTCCGACCTCGCCCCGGCCTCCTTCGCCCAGCAACGACTCTGGTTCCTCTGCCAGTTGCCGGGCGCGAACGAGGCGTACAACGAGCCGATCGCCTTCACGCTGCGCGGCCCTCTGGACCGTGCCGTCCTCGCCCGGGCCCTCGACGCTGTGGTGGACCGCCATCAGGTGCTGCGCACCCGCCTCACGGCCGTCGACGGAGAGGTCTACCAGCGGATCGGCCCGCCGGGCGCGGGGTTCCCGCTCACCACCGACGACCTCTCCGGCGTGGCAGACGCCGAGGCCCGGCTCGACGCGCTCCGGCTGGAGGAGGTCTCGGCCCCCTTCGACCTCGCGCGGGGCCCGCTCGGCCGCGGCCGGCTCGTCATCCTCGCCCCCGGACACCACGTCCTGCTGCTGACGATGCACCACACCGTCTTCGACGGCCGGTCGATGAACGTGATGATGCGCGAACTCGGCACGCTCTACACCGCATTGGCCGAAGGCGACCCCGACCCGCTGCCCGCACTCCCGATCCAGTACGCGGACCACGCCCGCGCCCAGCGCGCCCGCGTCCTCGGCGGCGAGCTCGCCGCCGAGGCGGACCACTGGCGCGAGACCCTGCGTGGAGCGCCGCCGCTGACCGGACCTCCCACCGACCGGCCGCGCCCGGCGGAACAGGATCTGCGCGGCGGACGCGTCGAGTTCACCCTCGACGCCGACCTGACCGCCGCCCTGCGCGCACTCGCACGACGCCACGGCGGCACCCTCTTCGTCGCCGTCCTGACCGGATGGACCCTCCTGATGGCGCGGCTGAGCGGCCGCGACGACGTCGTCGTGGGCACGCCGACGGCCAATCGCCCGCGCGGGGACGCCGCCGGACTCATCGGCTTCTTCGTCAACTCCCTCCCGCTGCGCGTCGATCTCTCCGACACCCCCGATGCCGCCGAGGCCCTGCTCCGGGTCAGGGCCGTCCTGCGCGCCGCCCTCGACCACCAGGACCTGCCGCTCGAACGCATCGTGGAACTGGTCAACCCGCCGAGGAGTGTCTCCCACACCCCCCTCTTCCAGACGATGTGCGCCTGGGTGCCCGAACGCGGCGGCCTGCTGAGCCTGCCGGGCGTCGACACCGAACCGCTCGACATCTCCTACGCACCGGCGAAGTTCGACCTCGCCCTGTCCGTCACCGAGTCGGACGGGCGCACGGTCGGGCATCTCGACTACGCCCGGGCGCTGTTCGACCACGACACCGCGGAGCGCTACGTACGCCAACTGCGCCACCTGCTGGCCGACATGGCCGAACGGCCGGACGCACCGGTCGACACGCTGGACCTGATGGACGGGCGGGAGCGGCGGGAACTGCTCGCCGACTGGGACGCCGCCGAGGGAACGGACCCGGTGCCCGCGACGCCCGGCCTCCTCGCCCGCTTCGACGAGCAGGTGCGGCTCCGTCCGGCGCGGACGGCGCTGGTGTGCGAGGACGAGGTGCTCGACTACGCCACCCTGGACCGGCGGAGCGACCGCCTCGCCCGGGCCCTCGCGGCGCGCGGGGTGCGATCCGGCCAGGTCGTCGGCCTCCACACCGGACGCTCCACGGGATACGTCGTCGGAGCTCTCGCCATCCTGAAGGCGGGCGCCGCCTATCTGCCACTGGACCCCGCGCAGCCACGGCTGCGGCTCGCCGCCATGGTGCGGGACGCGCGGCCCGCCCTGGTCCTCAGCGACCGGCCGGAGGCGGACCGGCCCGCCGACTGGTGCGCCCTCACGGAGGTCGAGGCCGCCGCCGACGACCTGGCACCGCCCCGGCCGGACCACGATCCGGAGCGGCTGGCGTACGTGATCTACACCTCCGGCTCGACCGGCAGCCCCAAGGGCGTGGCGGTGACCCACGGCAGTGTCATCAACCTGTTCGACAACTGGCTGACCCGGATGGGCTCCGCGCCGGGTGAAGCCGCCTCCGCGTGGTCGAGCATCGGCTTCGACGCCTCCGTGCACGAGCTGCTGATGCCGCTCACCACCGGCGGCGAACTCCATCTCGTCCCGGACGACCTGCGCGGCGACCCCGAAGCGCTGCTGCACTGGATGCGCGAACACCGCGTCGTGCAGGCCTTCCTGCCCCCGTCCTACATCAGGTGGATCGACGAGGATCCCGGAAAGCGGCTGCACGGACTCGCGTTGCGTCAGGTGCTGACCGGCGTGGAGTCCCTGCCCGAGGCGGCGCTGCACCGCATGCGGCAGCATCTGCCCGGACTGCGGATCTGCTTCGGCTACGGGCCGACCGAGGCCACCCTCTACAGCACGGCCCACTACGACCCGCAGCCGCTCGACCGGCCCTGCCCCATCGGCCGGCCCCTCGCGGGAACCCGGCTGTACCTGCTCGACCACCGGATGCAGCCCGTGCCGGTGGGCGTCGCCGGAGAGGTGTACCTCGGTGGCGCGAGCCTCGCCGCGGGCTATCTGCACCGGCCCGACCTGACCGACGAGCGGTTCCTGCCCGACCCGTTCGTCCCCGGTGAGCGTGTCTACCGGACCGGGGACCTCGCCCGACGGCTGCCCGACGGGACCGCCGTGTACCTCGGACGCGCGGACGACCAGGTCAAACTGCGCGGCTTCCGCATCGAACCGGCCGAGGTCGAGGCCGCCCTGCTCGACGTGCCGGGAGTGCGTGAGGCCGCCGTGCTGCTGGACCGGGAGTCGGCCGCCGAGCCCCGGCTCGTCGCGGGCGTCGGCCGCGGCGACACTCCCGCCCGCGCACCGCACGAGTGGCGCGCGGCCCTGGCCGACCGACTGCCCGACTACATGATCCCGGCGGTCGTCGTCGAGATGCCGTCCCTGCCGCTGAGCCGCAACGGCAAGCTCGACCGGGAGGCCCTGCTGCGCCAGGCGGGGGAGACCGTCCTCGGCCAGGTCAACACGGCCAGCCCGCGCGACCACATTGAGTTGACGCTGTATCAGATATGGCGGGAGATCCTGCTGTTCCCCGACATCGGCATCAGCGACAGCTTCTTCGACATCGGCGGCACCAGTCTCTCGGCCATCAAGATGGCCCACCGCGTACGCGACCGCCTCGGCGCCACGATCCCGGTCCGCGACCTGATGCTCCACCCGACCATCGAAGCGCTCGGCGGACTCGTCCGGCAGGAGCGGTCGGGCCCCCCGCCCAGCAACCTCATCGAGTTCAGGGCCGGTTCCGGCCAGGGGAACGTCATCTGCGTCCACCCCGCCGGCGGTACCGCGTTCTGCTACCTCTCCCTGGCCGCGACCCTGCCCGAACAGGTCGGCCTGTACGGCATCCAGTCCCCGGGGGTGAACCCGGGGGAGGAGTTCCTGCCCAGCGTCGAAGCCATGGCCGAGGCCTACCTCCGGCTCGTCGCCCCGCTCGGCGACGGTCCCCTCGTCCTCACCGGGCTCTCGTACGGCGGTCTCGTCGCGCACGAGATGGGACGCCGTCTGGCACGGGCCGGCCGCCGCGGCGTCGGTGTGGTGCTCCTCGACACCCAGGCCACCGACGATCCCGCGGCACGCGCGGCGGTCGAGCCCGTGGACCTGGCCGAGTTCAAGGACAAGCTCGTGAAGTTCAACGGCATGTACCCGGGCATCGACGACGAACAGATCGACCAGTACTTCCGCATCTACAACCACAACCGGATGACCGCCCGCGACCACGTCCCGGCCCCGTCGGCGGCGCGGCTGGTCCTGGTCCAGGCGGTCGGCGGCGAGCCCGATCCGGTGTACGTCTCGGACGTCCGCGCCTTCTGGCAACGGCGTGCCGAGGGCGACTTCCGCGTCGAGCCACTGGACTGTGACCACTGGGAAGTCCTGGAGAACACCGAGGTCCCGCACGTGGCCCGGCAGATCGAGACGGAACTCGCCGCGCTCGGCGCGGTGTTCGCCACCCCCGGGGAGGAGGCGTGA
- a CDS encoding GOLPH3/VPS74 family protein, which translates to MTTAKDLLIIAIEVDPSGPVGQGDLSLALAGAELIDLLGTRAVTLTGDRVVPAGDAVPEDRLLAEAVASLDREAPYETVDDWLWRRGRDLFAAYTAVLEEDGQLTRERRRRMSFAAPRTTVAESAARRRALHRWAADEPVILALAAAVGIESEQTEEEAVVTNDAVTTVLAAVHDAVMELEAVRRRRSFENAAFANVWRGA; encoded by the coding sequence ATGACCACGGCCAAGGACCTCTTGATCATCGCCATCGAAGTGGACCCGAGCGGGCCGGTGGGGCAGGGCGACCTGTCCCTCGCGCTGGCCGGCGCCGAACTGATCGATCTCCTGGGCACGCGGGCCGTCACCCTGACGGGCGACCGGGTGGTGCCGGCCGGGGACGCCGTGCCGGAGGACCGGCTCCTGGCCGAGGCCGTGGCCTCGCTCGACCGGGAAGCTCCGTACGAGACGGTCGACGACTGGCTGTGGCGCAGGGGACGCGACCTGTTCGCGGCTTACACGGCCGTCCTGGAGGAGGACGGGCAGCTGACGCGGGAACGCCGCCGCCGGATGTCGTTCGCGGCCCCCCGGACGACGGTGGCCGAATCGGCGGCCCGCCGCCGTGCCCTGCACCGCTGGGCGGCGGACGAGCCGGTGATCCTCGCCCTCGCCGCGGCCGTCGGCATCGAGAGCGAGCAGACCGAGGAGGAGGCGGTGGTCACCAATGACGCGGTGACGACCGTACTGGCCGCCGTCCACGACGCGGTCATGGAACTGGAGGCCGTACGGCGACGCCGGTCCTTCGAGAACGCGGCGTTCGCCAACGTGTGGCGCGGAGCCTGA
- a CDS encoding SGNH/GDSL hydrolase family protein, which yields MNHHMVPSGTAPRRRHALAVGAALGCGVLLLGAVAASPAAADGGHGHRGEKYVALGDSYTSGPLIPRQVDANCARSDQNYPSLVAAARKPGTFTDVSCSGATTENMWKAQGTNGPQLNALGRSTDLVTVQIGGNDVGFSSIIGTCAALSAKDLTGAPCRQYYNATGVDQLTLSILQTAPKLARVLRAVHDRAPHARVLVVGYPDLLPDDGSGCYPSVPFAAGDFPYLRDVGKRLNLVMRAVALFHHAGYVDTYKPTVGHDMCKAPADRWIEPLKPASPAAPAHPNAKGEAAMARAVLAQLSKGGGHRH from the coding sequence ATGAACCATCACATGGTCCCGAGCGGCACGGCCCCACGACGACGGCACGCCCTCGCGGTGGGAGCGGCCCTCGGCTGCGGCGTCCTGCTCCTGGGGGCCGTCGCCGCGTCCCCCGCCGCGGCCGACGGAGGGCACGGACACCGGGGCGAGAAGTACGTGGCGCTCGGCGACTCCTACACCTCCGGTCCGCTGATACCCCGTCAGGTCGACGCGAACTGCGCCCGGTCCGACCAGAATTACCCCTCGCTGGTCGCGGCCGCGCGGAAGCCGGGCACCTTCACGGACGTCAGCTGCAGCGGGGCGACGACCGAGAACATGTGGAAGGCCCAGGGGACCAACGGCCCCCAGCTCAACGCGCTGGGACGCTCCACGGACCTGGTGACGGTGCAGATCGGCGGCAACGACGTCGGCTTCAGTTCCATCATCGGCACCTGTGCCGCCCTGAGCGCGAAGGACCTGACGGGCGCCCCCTGCCGCCAGTACTACAACGCGACGGGTGTCGACCAGCTGACCCTGAGCATCCTGCAGACGGCTCCCAAGCTGGCGCGGGTGCTGCGCGCCGTCCACGACCGGGCCCCGCACGCCCGTGTCCTCGTGGTCGGCTATCCGGACCTCCTGCCGGACGACGGCAGCGGCTGCTACCCGTCCGTCCCGTTCGCCGCGGGAGACTTCCCCTACCTGCGTGACGTGGGCAAGCGGCTCAACCTGGTGATGCGCGCCGTGGCGCTGTTCCACCACGCCGGCTACGTCGACACCTACAAGCCCACGGTCGGACACGACATGTGCAAGGCGCCCGCCGACCGCTGGATCGAGCCGCTGAAGCCCGCCTCACCCGCGGCCCCCGCGCACCCCAACGCCAAGGGCGAGGCGGCCATGGCCAGGGCGGTTCTCGCGCAGCTGTCCAAGGGCGGCGGGCACCGGCACTGA
- a CDS encoding UBP-type zinc finger domain-containing protein, translated as METWSVAADGGRPDGRSCSHLEWVVPAIEASPGRGGPAGTPAGCAECVARGQRWVHLRLCLTCGHLGCCDSSRGQHATAHYERTGHPIARSAEYGETWAWCYSDEVFLEHR; from the coding sequence ATGGAGACATGGTCGGTCGCCGCCGACGGGGGCCGCCCCGACGGCAGGAGCTGCTCCCACCTGGAGTGGGTGGTGCCGGCCATCGAGGCGTCACCCGGGAGGGGCGGACCCGCTGGCACCCCGGCGGGCTGCGCGGAGTGCGTCGCCCGGGGGCAGCGGTGGGTGCACCTGCGGCTGTGCCTCACCTGTGGTCACCTGGGCTGCTGCGACAGTTCCCGCGGGCAGCACGCCACGGCGCACTACGAACGGACCGGGCATCCGATCGCCCGGTCGGCGGAGTACGGCGAGACCTGGGCGTGGTGCTACAGCGACGAGGTCTTCCTCGAACACCGCTGA
- a CDS encoding FUSC family protein — protein MAGLRTVGAIALTLAVLAVLSANVTHMVAGAMAAMVGTFAVKDTQRRGQALTLLLGLPVALAAMTLGALLNKTVVVGDLFFIALIFAAVYSRRFGDRGTALGLIGFQVYFVSLFVRATFSALPGLCVTLAVAFVCSALVRFVVVPETPERVLHRLRKAFRARLAQLVSAQIDLLDAGPDRAEKALEDLRRHTARLHESAMMIQGRLAEGTSDSATASLVQRRVADAEIAAERLGVLLLTARSARRADTLTLHLPHAPVPEPGNRLRAQDSVTATLRRDLDALRLLVQRPITDDRGTALAHLRNRLLGYREEENLPQASTAVQDVFRGIGETARSVMGLRLALDGPQDESDDTPSTTRSREELDAENLSIAGSEEAEREESERGDGGPRGWERPTTRTAVQVAVGSALAIVGGEFLSSQRWYWAVLTCWVVFLNTASTGEILVKGYRRLIGTVLGVVAGALLAGLVGTHTWTAFGLVLLFIFAMFFTAPLSYALMSFFVTAMLGLLYTLLDTYSTAVLVLRIEETALGAVCGVIAAALILPVHTDRRTDELLATVLRRLGDVTGAAVDQLSGGPSLDLLDRARDLDKALDDLRSSVQPLTHPITPLRSRRQTARYLVALLETCAYHARSLAATAELLPHSKSVAADPRLRRAGRRIAHNIEVLVARVEDDDTEGVAETGASLAALLEPDGTDGPRHDRVTTRVIRHLQRLDEGVVGLARPLGVPVSTGEAVAAPGTASSRQTTSSGGPAA, from the coding sequence ATGGCGGGGCTGCGGACCGTGGGCGCCATCGCACTCACGCTCGCCGTCCTGGCCGTCCTGAGCGCGAATGTGACGCACATGGTGGCCGGAGCCATGGCGGCCATGGTCGGCACCTTCGCCGTCAAGGACACACAACGCCGCGGCCAGGCACTGACGCTCCTGCTCGGACTGCCCGTGGCCCTGGCCGCGATGACGCTCGGTGCCCTGCTCAACAAGACCGTCGTGGTGGGCGACCTCTTCTTCATCGCGCTGATCTTCGCCGCCGTGTACAGCCGCCGGTTCGGCGACCGCGGGACGGCCCTCGGCCTCATCGGGTTCCAGGTCTACTTCGTCTCGCTCTTCGTCCGGGCCACCTTCTCCGCGCTGCCCGGCCTGTGCGTCACGCTCGCCGTGGCGTTCGTGTGCAGCGCGCTGGTGCGGTTCGTCGTCGTGCCGGAGACGCCCGAACGCGTCCTGCACCGGCTGCGCAAGGCGTTCCGTGCTCGCCTGGCCCAGCTCGTGTCCGCGCAGATCGACCTGCTCGACGCCGGGCCCGACCGTGCCGAGAAGGCCCTGGAGGATCTGCGGCGTCACACGGCCCGGCTCCACGAGAGCGCCATGATGATCCAGGGCCGGCTGGCCGAGGGGACCAGCGACAGCGCCACCGCCTCGCTGGTGCAGCGCCGGGTCGCCGACGCCGAGATCGCCGCCGAGCGCCTCGGCGTGCTCCTGCTGACCGCCCGCAGCGCGCGACGGGCCGACACGCTCACCCTGCATCTGCCGCACGCCCCGGTGCCGGAGCCCGGCAACCGCCTCCGGGCCCAGGACTCCGTCACCGCCACCCTGCGCCGCGACCTCGACGCGCTGCGCCTGCTGGTCCAGCGCCCGATCACCGACGACCGCGGCACCGCGCTGGCCCATCTCCGCAACCGGCTCCTCGGCTACCGCGAGGAGGAGAACCTGCCGCAGGCCTCCACGGCTGTCCAGGACGTGTTCCGCGGCATCGGTGAGACGGCGCGCTCCGTGATGGGTCTGCGGCTGGCTCTCGACGGGCCTCAGGACGAGTCCGACGACACGCCCTCGACTACTCGTTCCCGCGAGGAACTGGACGCCGAGAACCTGTCCATCGCCGGGTCGGAGGAGGCCGAGCGGGAGGAGAGCGAACGGGGGGACGGCGGGCCGAGGGGCTGGGAGCGTCCGACGACGCGGACCGCGGTCCAGGTGGCGGTCGGCTCGGCGCTGGCCATCGTCGGCGGCGAGTTCCTCTCCAGTCAGCGCTGGTACTGGGCGGTGCTGACCTGCTGGGTCGTGTTCCTGAACACGGCCTCCACCGGGGAGATCCTCGTCAAGGGCTACCGCAGGCTGATCGGCACCGTCCTCGGGGTCGTCGCCGGGGCCCTGCTGGCGGGACTGGTCGGCACCCACACCTGGACGGCGTTCGGGCTCGTCCTGCTGTTCATCTTCGCCATGTTCTTCACCGCGCCGCTGTCCTACGCCCTGATGTCGTTCTTCGTCACGGCGATGCTGGGTCTGCTGTACACCCTGCTCGACACCTACAGCACCGCGGTGCTGGTGCTGCGCATCGAGGAGACCGCGCTGGGTGCCGTCTGCGGGGTCATCGCGGCGGCGCTGATCCTGCCGGTGCACACCGACCGCCGGACCGACGAGCTGCTGGCCACGGTGTTGCGCCGGCTCGGTGACGTCACCGGCGCGGCGGTGGACCAGCTCAGCGGCGGCCCCTCGCTCGACCTGCTGGACCGGGCGCGTGACCTCGACAAGGCGCTGGACGATCTGCGGTCCTCCGTGCAGCCCCTGACCCATCCGATCACCCCGCTGCGGTCCCGCCGCCAGACGGCGCGCTATCTGGTGGCCCTCCTGGAGACGTGCGCCTATCACGCGCGGTCCCTCGCGGCGACGGCGGAACTTCTCCCCCACAGCAAGTCCGTCGCCGCCGATCCGCGGCTGAGGAGGGCGGGCCGGCGCATCGCGCACAACATCGAGGTCCTCGTCGCCCGCGTGGAGGACGACGACACGGAGGGGGTGGCCGAGACCGGCGCCAGTCTCGCCGCCCTGCTGGAGCCGGACGGGACGGACGGCCCGCGCCACGACCGGGTCACCACCCGGGTCATCCGGCATCTGCAGCGGCTGGACGAGGGCGTGGTCGGCCTGGCCCGACCGCTCGGCGTCCCCGTCTCGACCGGCGAGGCCGTCGCCGCGCCGGGAACCGCGTCGTCCCGGCAGACCACGTCGTCCGGAGGGCCCGCGGCGTAA
- a CDS encoding RNA polymerase sigma factor: MTAQQTTERTERTELSGSAEPTAGAAGERSGSRQSPGAGGEQPGDEELAAGFAAGDEECLAAAYHRWGRLVYTLARRSLGDAAEAEDVTQLVFLAAWRGRTGFSPERGALAAWLVGITRRKIADALTARTRRADLVAAAGAAMTVSAHDSVSPADRALDRVLLRRELARLPAPQRRALSLAFYDDLTHTQIAQLTGWPLGTVKSHARRGLHRLGSRLREEAGTGGRHA; the protein is encoded by the coding sequence ATGACCGCACAGCAGACCACCGAGCGGACCGAGCGGACCGAGCTGTCCGGGTCTGCCGAGCCGACCGCCGGCGCCGCGGGGGAGAGGTCCGGGTCCCGGCAGTCGCCCGGCGCGGGTGGCGAGCAGCCGGGTGACGAGGAGCTCGCCGCCGGATTCGCCGCCGGCGACGAGGAGTGCCTCGCCGCGGCGTACCACCGCTGGGGCCGCCTCGTGTACACCCTGGCCCGGCGTTCCCTCGGGGACGCCGCGGAGGCGGAGGACGTCACCCAGCTGGTCTTCCTCGCCGCGTGGCGGGGACGGACCGGGTTCTCGCCCGAGCGCGGCGCCCTCGCCGCCTGGCTCGTCGGGATCACCCGCCGAAAGATCGCCGACGCGCTGACGGCCCGTACCCGGCGCGCCGACCTCGTGGCGGCGGCGGGCGCGGCGATGACCGTGAGCGCCCACGACTCCGTGTCCCCGGCCGACAGGGCACTCGACCGGGTCCTCCTCCGCCGCGAACTGGCCCGGCTGCCCGCCCCGCAGCGCCGGGCACTCAGCCTCGCCTTCTACGACGACCTCACGCACACCCAGATCGCGCAGCTCACCGGGTGGCCCCTCGGGACGGTCAAGAGCCACGCCCGGCGCGGGCTGCACCGGCTCGGCAGCCGGCTGCGGGAGGAAGCGGGCACCGGCGGCCGGCACGCCTGA
- a CDS encoding oxygenase MpaB family protein — translation MTRPTGAHGSSLRERLGDSLFARVAGPDGPQNRARIHGTPGPRWFGPDRPVRRVHGDASMFIGGLSALLLQSLHPLAMAAVSAHSGFRGDPWGRLQRTSTFLAVTTYGTADSAREACDRVRAVHERVRGITGDGTPYHASDPRLLGWVHLAETDSFLRAHQRYGARPLSGAECDAYVADTARVAVALGVPDPPTDRAELAAGLNAYRGELRATAEARATARFLLLEPPVPLVARVPYGVLAANAVSLLPSWAAAELRLPRLPLVDGLFVRPLGGAVTSVVRWALAPSRSRLHSAVE, via the coding sequence ATGACGAGACCGACCGGAGCGCATGGCTCCAGCCTGCGCGAACGCCTGGGCGACAGCCTCTTCGCCCGGGTGGCGGGACCCGATGGCCCGCAGAACCGCGCCCGGATCCACGGCACACCCGGACCCCGGTGGTTCGGCCCGGACCGTCCCGTCCGCAGGGTGCACGGGGACGCGTCGATGTTCATCGGCGGACTCTCGGCCCTGCTGCTCCAGTCGCTCCACCCGCTCGCCATGGCCGCCGTGTCCGCCCACTCGGGCTTCCGGGGCGACCCCTGGGGCAGGCTGCAGCGCACCAGCACGTTCCTGGCGGTGACGACGTACGGCACCGCCGACAGCGCGCGGGAGGCCTGCGACCGGGTGCGCGCGGTCCACGAGCGGGTGCGCGGGATCACCGGCGACGGCACGCCGTACCACGCCTCGGACCCGCGACTGCTCGGCTGGGTCCACCTCGCGGAGACGGACAGCTTCCTGCGCGCGCACCAGCGTTACGGCGCCCGGCCCCTGTCCGGCGCCGAGTGCGACGCGTACGTCGCGGACACCGCCCGGGTCGCCGTCGCGCTCGGCGTCCCCGACCCGCCGACCGACCGCGCGGAGCTGGCGGCGGGACTGAACGCGTACCGGGGCGAGTTGCGGGCCACCGCGGAGGCGCGGGCCACGGCGCGGTTCCTGCTGCTCGAACCGCCCGTGCCCCTCGTCGCCCGGGTGCCGTACGGGGTTCTCGCCGCCAACGCCGTCTCCCTGCTGCCCTCCTGGGCCGCCGCGGAACTCCGCCTGCCCCGGCTCCCGTTGGTGGACGGGCTGTTCGTACGTCCCCTCGGCGGGGCGGTCACCTCGGTGGTGCGGTGGGCGCTCGCGCCGTCACGGAGCAGGCTGCACTCCGCCGTCGAGTGA